The DNA segment CACTCCAGCCACGAATTATTCTTTGTTTAAACCTGTTCCGCGACCAACTTGATAGGTACGGTGAAGTAGACACCATCAGCAAGCGGTGGACGAAGGTTATTTCGACTCTTCCAACAGAAACGGTAGTCATTCCCAACGCTGATGACCCGACTTTATCCCTTCTCGGTCAACAGTTACCCCAAAAGGTCTTGTTCTTCGGTTTAAATGAACCAGAACATTATTTAGAAGCCATTCCTCACGCCGTTGATTCTATCTATTGTCCTCAATGTGGACATTCTTTAGATTACCAAGGTGTGTATTTATCCCATTTGGGAGATTTTACTTGTCCTAGTTGCGGATTTACTAAGAGTCAACCTGCTTTAGCCAGTAGGGAATGGTCACAAATTCTCGTTGGTTTATACAACAAATACAACACCTTAGCCGCCACCACCGCCGCTATTGAATTAGGTGTAGATGAAACCACAATTAGAGATACTATTAATAATTTCCAGGCGGCTTTTGGTCGTGCAGAAGATTTAGTGATTGATGGTAAGCGCGTCAGAATTTTATTATCAAAAAATCCTGTGGGGACAAATGAAACAATTCGCGTCGTCACTCAAAGCACAGATAAAACCACTTTATTAGTATTAAACGATCGCACCCCAGATGGCACAGATGTATCTTGGATTTGGGACGTAGATACAGAAAAATTAGTGGAACGGGGAGGAACTTTAGTAGTAAGTGGCGATCGCGTCTATGATATGGCACTACGTCTACGTTATAGTGAAAAATCGCCCCATAGTAACCTAAATTTAATTGTCGAAGCCGATTTACGTCAAGCGATCGCCACAGCCTTAGAACACACCCCAGTCACCGAAACCCTGCATATTCTCCCCACCTATTCCGCCATGCTAGAAGTGCGCGAAGTCCTCACAGGTAGGAAAATTCTGTAACCCAGTCAACAGTCAACAGTCAACAGTCAACAATCCCCACAAATATGAATTCTCCACAATTAGAATTAACTATCGGTTGGCTATATCCTACATTGATGAGTACCTATGGCGATCGCGGTAATGTAATTACTATCGAACGTCGCGCCCAATGGCGGGGATATACGGTGAAAGTATTGCCTTTAGACCAAAACTCCACAGCAGATGATATTAAGTCTGTAGATGTGATAGTTGGTGGTGGCGCACAAGACAGACAGCAAGAAATTGTCATGCGCGATTTGCAAGGCGCGAAAGCTGACGCGATGCGTGAGAAAATCGACAATGGCACACCAGGAGTGTTTACTTGTGGTTCACCCCAATTATTAGGACACTATTACGAACCAGCATTTGGACAGCGTATTGAAGGTTTAGGAATACTTGATTTAGTTTCTATCCATCCTGGTGAAAATACTAAGCGTTGTATCGGTAACTTAGTTATAGAAGTTACAGCTAGTCGTCTGGCTAAAGATTTAGAAGAAATGACGGGAAGCAAAGCCTACTTAGTGGGTTTTGAAAATCACGGTGGACGCACTAAGTTAGGTAAGGTAGAAGCTTTAGGAAAAGTGGTTTACGGCTTAGGCAATAATGGTGAAGATGGTACAGAAGGCTCATTTTATCAGAATGCCATAGCAACCTATTCCCACGGGCCATTATTACCCAAAAACCCCTTTGTGGCTGACTGGTTAATTCAAACAGCGTTGCGGTTAAAGTATCAGCAGGCAATTACTTTACAAGCTTTAGATGATAGTTTGGCTATGCAGGCACGGGAAGCTATGTTTAAAAAGTTACAAGTCAACCCACCAAGACCATCTGCGGTAGCTAAAGTCTAATAATGTATTTTAGCGTTTTTTGGAAGTCTCCACTTCTTTTAACTATTACGCCCTCGTCCCCCACTGAATTTGGTACCCCGAATCAGTGGCGGGATTAATGGTGGTTGATAAGGATTGCATCTAAGGTTAATTCTTTGCACAGCAAAGACAAATATTAGATGTATGACGAATCAACAATTATTTTCTCTTGATTGCTTACCACGAATTATATATCATGCTAAAATAAGTATATAAGGAGGTGAGGTTGAGTGTTGCACAAGGTTGTACAAGTTCGTTTATACCCATCAATTGAGCAGAAAGTTCAGTTAGCTCAAGCTTTTGGTTGCTCTCGTTGGTGGTGGAATTACGCTCTAAATAAATCAATTGAGACTTATAAAGAAACGGGCAAAGGACTTACACGTGCAGCACTCAACGCACTACTTCCTAATCTCAAAAAAGCAGAAGATACTTGTTGGTTAGCTGACTGTTATAGCCAAGTTTTACAAGCTACAACACTGAATCTAACCACAGCGTACAAGAACTTTTTTGAGAAACGTGCTGGCTTTCCTAAGTTCAAATCCAAGCATGGCAAGCAGTCAATTCAGTATCCTCAAAACGTCAAAATTGTAGATGGTGAGTCCAGTCCTGTTCGCGCAGCGTCCCGTAGGGAAGGAGGGTTTCCCTCCGTAGGGAACTGGCGCTCGCGTAGCGTATCCGAAGGATTCACCCGTAAGGGCAATATCAAACTTCCAGGAAATATTGGAATAGTCAAAGCCAAAATACATAGACCGATTGAAGGGAAAATAAAGACTGTCACTGTTAGTAAAACACCATCAGGTAAATACTTGGCATCTATCCTGACTGAAGTAGAGGGTGTTTCGACTCCGCTCAACACAAGTGAAAAGCCTGCTATTACGGAGGGGAAGATTTACGGTATTGATTTAGGGCTAAAACATTTCGCTGTTGTGTCTGACGGTGAAAAGATTTCTAAATACGATAATCCTAAACACCTTGCCAAGCATGAGAAAAACCTCAAGCGTAAACAAAAGAAGTTAGCCCGTAAAGTAAAAGGGAGTAATTCAAGAAATAGATATAGAAAAGTTGTTGCCAAAGTGTACGAGCGAGTTAGTAATTCGCGGCAAGATTTTCTACATAAACTTAGTTATAAGTTGGTCAGCGATAGCCAAGCTGTCATAGTAGAGAATCTTCACCTTCTGGGCATGGTACGCAATCATAAATTGGCGAAGTCAATATCTGATGCAGGATGGGGAATGTTCACCAACTTTTTAGCCTACAAGCTAGAACGCAAGGGTGGAAAGTTAGTTGAGATTGATAGGTGGTTTCCTAGTTCCAAACTCTGCTCTAATTGTTTCTACCAAATTGGTGAGATGCCGTTGGATGTCCGTGAATGGACTTGTCCTAGTTGTGGCACTCATCATGACAGGGATGGAAACGCAGCTATAAATATTAGAGCCGAAGGCATCAGAATGATAAAGGCGGAAGGTTCAGCCGTCTCTGCTGTAGGAGGGGAGGTAAGTCCTAAGCTTGGGCGAAAGTCTAAGTTTGGGCATTCCCCCGTGATTACAGAAGCCGACACTGTACTTGGTACTCCAAGTCAGTGTGGGTAGTTCACAATATCTCTAAACCAATACTCTAGGCGATCGCCCATTGCTTGTTGAGAATATTCTAACTCTGCCTGTTGGCGACAAGCACGGCGATCAATTTTATCTAAGCTTCTTATCGCATTCACTAACCCATCAACACTATCTGGCTCTACTAAGAAACCCGTTTCCCCATTTTTGACAATTTCCGTGAGTCCCCCACGACGATAAGCTATCACTGGTACACCACAGGCTAAAGCCTCAATCGCCACATTACCAAAGGCTTCCACCCAACGAGGCGTGACTAATAACGCCCGACATTGACCTAATTCCTGTTGCAGTTCCTCTGTAGGCAAAAATCCTCTATATATAATTGGAGCGTCTGCATATTTTTGACAAATATCCTGCCAGTATTGTTCATTTTGCTTGAATCCAAAAATTTTCAGGGGAATACCCGTAATTTTGGCTGCTGCGACTGCATCCTCTAAAGCTTTTTCTGGGGCGATTCTCCCTACCCAAGCTAAAAAATCACTCGGTTGGGCGCAAAATTGATAAATAGATAAATCCATCCCATTGGCTAGACAACGGCATTTATCCGCGAAGGTGAATGTCTGTGCTTGAGAGAGGGTATGTACACCAATAGTTTCGGGAAAATTAGTTGCAACTTGCTCAATGATGGAATCCATTGCATCAGTCAAAGAACCCATACTAATTAAATGAGCGATGGGACAGCTAAAAAATGGAGTTAAATATAAAGGCAGCCAATCATAAGCAAAGTTGACAATTAAATCATAATCAGATTGCACTTGGTGAGCATAGTCCCACATATTCGCCAAGACAGAATTTTTTGGGAGAATAATCGGCTCATCACGAGTCTGGGTTTGGGCTGGTGTTTGCACTTCCCCAGCAATTTCTAAAACAGGTACATTTTTCACTATCGACCCTTGAGGAGCGACGATTTTGACACTATGACCGCGCCGAATCATTTCCTGGGAAATATTGCTGAGAGTGAGTTCTACCCCACCGCCAATACCTGAACCAATCGCACCCACAGGAGTAGATAACATGAGCAACTTTAGTAAGTCGCTTGGAGATGAAGTCATTTGATTGTAATTAATCGAATTTTTACTGATGTTATTAATAAATTAATTAGGTCTATTGTTACCCATAAATCTTATCTCCATTTACGATAACATCGAGCAGTAATATTATAAGGCTGAAACAATTCTAAGTATTTGGTTTGCAGAATTTTAAAAAATTGCTCTATTACTTGATGGTCATCTATATGAAAGGGATACTCTTGATTAAAACCCTTAAAGAAACACCAGTTGAGTATAATCTTTCCTTCGTTGTTCAGAATTTCGTAAAAGTTGATTAATTGCAAACTGGGGTCTGGTAAATGTTCTAAAACATCAAAAGATATGATGGTGTCAAAATTTTCTTGTGGCGGGACTTCAAGACAGAAAGTTATCTTTTCATTTAAACCCAACTTTTCGGCTCTATACTTCACAAAATCACGATTAATAGGATTAATATCGCAATAAATTACTTGCTCAACTTGAGGACAAAGAGCAGCACCAATGGCGTGAGTGCCAATACCCCCACCAAAATCTAACACTCGACCCTGACTATAATCCGCCACCAAACGCAGCGTATCGCCTATATAATCTTGGCTAGTTAAATGCCATGCACCCAATTCAAATAAATAAGATTCCCGTACTTTGTCACGATAAAAAGCTGTGGCTTTTTCCCAGTCAAAATCTTTGTGACCCAATTCAGCCATTTGTTGCTGACTGAACTCTAACTTTGTTTCTAGCGTTTCTGCATCTATATTTAAAAACTCCTGTATATGCTGCTTTAAGTTAAATGAATTTTGCCAGTAACCATTTAAAAATGATGGCTTAGGTAATGTTTGCATAATCTCTGTAATATAAGAAATACAACTTATGTATGATACCTTATAATAGTGCAGAAAAATAACGATCAAGCAAATTGATCATTTTTCTATTGATGTAAAAGGATATAATACTACGAATATTTAAAATAAACACATCATCAAAAATTGAGTAAAACCCGTGAGAAAACCTTAATTACTCTAATCAATTGCTATGATAAGTATTATTTTTTTATCCAGAATAATTCAACATTTTAACTTAGCTACACGCTATTTATTAATAGCATTAACTCTGACTATGTGTCTGATATTATCAGCTTGCCAATCAACAATACAGGCACAATCAAGTATTATCAATCTTACCCTTTGGCATGGGATTAATCCCCCCAGTAATCGAGATGTATTTCAACAACTAGTAGACAAATTTAATCAAACTCATCCAGATATCCACATAGAATCTCTCTATGCAGGTCAGCTTGAACAACAAATACCCAAAGTTTTAACCGCAGTTGTGGGTAATGTACCACCAGATATTTTGTTTTTCAACCCGCAAATCACTGGTCAATTGGTAGACTTGGCAGCTATTCGACCTTTGGAAGAATGGCTAGATAAATCTCCCCTCAAGGCAGAAATTATTCCTAATTGCTTTGGGGAAATGGAGTTAGATGGTCATATTTGGTCAGTCCCTCTTTTTGCTGGGAATGTGGGGATTTTTTATAGACCGGATTTATTTAAAGCGGCGGGAATTACCGAATTACCCAGGACTTGGGAAGAACTCAGACAAGTTGCTAAAAAACTCACCATAGACCGTAATGGCGATCGCATTCCCGATCAGTATGGTATGCTCATGCCCTTGGGTAAAGGGGAATGGACGGTTTTTACATGGTTTCCCTTCTTATTGAGTAGTGATGGGACAATAGTAGAAAATAATCATCCTAGTTTAATCAATCCAGGGGCGATCGCTGCTTTACAATTTTGGCAAAACCTCATTCAAGACGGTTCAGCCAAGTTATCTGCACCAGAACGGGGATACGAAGAAGATGATTTTGTGGCTGGTCGTGTGGCGATGCAGCTAACAGGGCCTTGGACATCTATTATGAAAAGTCAAGTTGATTTTGATGTCCTACCAATTCCTATTAACCTTCATCCTGCCAGTGTCCTCGCCAGTGGCAATATGTTTGTGATGAAAACCACACCACAAAAAGAACAAGCAGCTTGGAAGTTTTTAGAATACATTCTCAGTGAGCAATTCCAAACAGAGTGGAGTATTGGTTCAGGTTTTTTGCCAGTAAATTTAAAATCTATTCAAAGCCCAGCTTATCAAGAAGCTATCCGACAAAAACCGGCGCTGCAAGTTTTTCTGGAGCAAATGGCTGTATCTGGTTCCCGTCC comes from the Nostoc sp. PCC 7120 = FACHB-418 genome and includes:
- a CDS encoding Mur ligase family protein: MDVGNKIKVIDRLRLGFAVLVAKSVTFLVRSLRLGAASVLPGSIARRIEPRLLQLLSQQVKNGVIIIAGTNGKTTTALLLCTILENKGYRVCHNSTGANLENGLMTALLESTNLVGTLDVDYAILEVDENIVPRVLKPLQPRIILCLNLFRDQLDRYGEVDTISKRWTKVISTLPTETVVIPNADDPTLSLLGQQLPQKVLFFGLNEPEHYLEAIPHAVDSIYCPQCGHSLDYQGVYLSHLGDFTCPSCGFTKSQPALASREWSQILVGLYNKYNTLAATTAAIELGVDETTIRDTINNFQAAFGRAEDLVIDGKRVRILLSKNPVGTNETIRVVTQSTDKTTLLVLNDRTPDGTDVSWIWDVDTEKLVERGGTLVVSGDRVYDMALRLRYSEKSPHSNLNLIVEADLRQAIATALEHTPVTETLHILPTYSAMLEVREVLTGRKIL
- a CDS encoding type 1 glutamine amidotransferase, with translation MNSPQLELTIGWLYPTLMSTYGDRGNVITIERRAQWRGYTVKVLPLDQNSTADDIKSVDVIVGGGAQDRQQEIVMRDLQGAKADAMREKIDNGTPGVFTCGSPQLLGHYYEPAFGQRIEGLGILDLVSIHPGENTKRCIGNLVIEVTASRLAKDLEEMTGSKAYLVGFENHGGRTKLGKVEALGKVVYGLGNNGEDGTEGSFYQNAIATYSHGPLLPKNPFVADWLIQTALRLKYQQAITLQALDDSLAMQAREAMFKKLQVNPPRPSAVAKV
- a CDS encoding RNA-guided endonuclease InsQ/TnpB family protein, with the protein product MLHKVVQVRLYPSIEQKVQLAQAFGCSRWWWNYALNKSIETYKETGKGLTRAALNALLPNLKKAEDTCWLADCYSQVLQATTLNLTTAYKNFFEKRAGFPKFKSKHGKQSIQYPQNVKIVDGESSPVRAASRREGGFPSVGNWRSRSVSEGFTRKGNIKLPGNIGIVKAKIHRPIEGKIKTVTVSKTPSGKYLASILTEVEGVSTPLNTSEKPAITEGKIYGIDLGLKHFAVVSDGEKISKYDNPKHLAKHEKNLKRKQKKLARKVKGSNSRNRYRKVVAKVYERVSNSRQDFLHKLSYKLVSDSQAVIVENLHLLGMVRNHKLAKSISDAGWGMFTNFLAYKLERKGGKLVEIDRWFPSSKLCSNCFYQIGEMPLDVREWTCPSCGTHHDRDGNAAINIRAEGIRMIKAEGSAVSAVGGEVSPKLGRKSKFGHSPVITEADTVLGTPSQCG
- a CDS encoding glycosyltransferase family 4 protein; the protein is MTSSPSDLLKLLMLSTPVGAIGSGIGGGVELTLSNISQEMIRRGHSVKIVAPQGSIVKNVPVLEIAGEVQTPAQTQTRDEPIILPKNSVLANMWDYAHQVQSDYDLIVNFAYDWLPLYLTPFFSCPIAHLISMGSLTDAMDSIIEQVATNFPETIGVHTLSQAQTFTFADKCRCLANGMDLSIYQFCAQPSDFLAWVGRIAPEKALEDAVAAAKITGIPLKIFGFKQNEQYWQDICQKYADAPIIYRGFLPTEELQQELGQCRALLVTPRWVEAFGNVAIEALACGVPVIAYRRGGLTEIVKNGETGFLVEPDSVDGLVNAIRSLDKIDRRACRQQAELEYSQQAMGDRLEYWFRDIVNYPH
- a CDS encoding class I SAM-dependent methyltransferase — encoded protein: MQTLPKPSFLNGYWQNSFNLKQHIQEFLNIDAETLETKLEFSQQQMAELGHKDFDWEKATAFYRDKVRESYLFELGAWHLTSQDYIGDTLRLVADYSQGRVLDFGGGIGTHAIGAALCPQVEQVIYCDINPINRDFVKYRAEKLGLNEKITFCLEVPPQENFDTIISFDVLEHLPDPSLQLINFYEILNNEGKIILNWCFFKGFNQEYPFHIDDHQVIEQFFKILQTKYLELFQPYNITARCYRKWR
- a CDS encoding ABC transporter substrate-binding protein, whose product is MISIIFLSRIIQHFNLATRYLLIALTLTMCLILSACQSTIQAQSSIINLTLWHGINPPSNRDVFQQLVDKFNQTHPDIHIESLYAGQLEQQIPKVLTAVVGNVPPDILFFNPQITGQLVDLAAIRPLEEWLDKSPLKAEIIPNCFGEMELDGHIWSVPLFAGNVGIFYRPDLFKAAGITELPRTWEELRQVAKKLTIDRNGDRIPDQYGMLMPLGKGEWTVFTWFPFLLSSDGTIVENNHPSLINPGAIAALQFWQNLIQDGSAKLSAPERGYEEDDFVAGRVAMQLTGPWTSIMKSQVDFDVLPIPINLHPASVLASGNMFVMKTTPQKEQAAWKFLEYILSEQFQTEWSIGSGFLPVNLKSIQSPAYQEAIRQKPALQVFLEQMAVSGSRPIISGYSRLSESLGRAIEATMLGASPESALKKAQAHLDLF